The following are encoded in a window of Primulina eburnea isolate SZY01 chromosome 4, ASM2296580v1, whole genome shotgun sequence genomic DNA:
- the LOC140829411 gene encoding fanconi-associated nuclease 1 homolog isoform X3, with the protein MLTGRESLVRLIGKRRRFLPNRRTILSSSSLSSSQDGKQKKDAIGESSGSASESEKCPVCGNKFPAHDNASINSHLDVCLAKGGSKRKLNQLTLLQLSFSRSKVKGNCDLQPAGQHLDQSNPIDSSTCDKIHDINESDSFGGCGNEKEESTYGLLASRKNATASSIGNSFPNESDNEEPASPPLISKRAKYVLEDYLDDLDISKVFIPTFIVGRRYGRREELDPESRIYLSRDPDNVKDPNAIKVIYADFDDNNVLGYLPRELAQYLSPLICMFDLTFEGSITSVPKDYRAAVPIQIVCKNVNLCDKKYRDNVQDFMTLWRHVLNAVELAKTSRPGMIRYQHNMVLIILEVLKSSAHVFTISEKSFLESFILLSDDSQRLFARLYTRKGPWFRISNVSYPEVADLTEAIKGLSEPGYICVFPSKNEVDDNDLEEVLNVLNTDELREALNMLNKKRNQGTRKQDMINLLLSSCKGDLCTKLQTFFLARTGTCVRVSPLAESLIWRIEDLSTFLLVDLGIVKYPAYNCIISEHIFSNRSDLLSFEKSVEVAQIMVEAIDESNDESVLRCLEISVSNLMTSFEEGKYSTDKSMTSFVSRFSASWTYSKVVLLGVSFLEREKRYSDAINLLRRLLNTFVSDGRRGYWVLRLSVNLEHLGRLEESLQTAEDGLLDPWVRAGSRVALQRRVLRLGKPPRRWKIPSYSSLIKRKIAEVRIQGKPLNRKAGMKSIFYSEDGEQCGVEQLALEYYSGEGGGWHGVHTESGIWLTIFGILLWDIIFADVPNVFRTKFQTAPLDLETDNFYEVRKSLVEELLDKIREGMAEEILITAWESHFGTACRGVNWEKHSLSDLRAVVTCMGGVSLAAICRHLAQDYRSWSSGMPDLLLWRLHDCYKGEAKLVEVKGPNDRLSEQQRAWLLVLIDCGFNVEVCKVTPAPEPIS; encoded by the exons ATGCTAACGGGCCGCGAAAGCTTGGTCCGGTTGATCGGGAAACGACGTCGCTTCCTACCCAATCGCCGCACCATTCTCTCTTCCTCCTCGCTGTCGTCATCTCAG GATGGGAAGCAGAAGAAGGATGCAATCGGAGAAAGTTCTGGTTCTGCCTCAGAATCGGAGAAATGTCCGGTCTGTGGAAACAAGTTTCCTGCTCATGATAACGCCAGTATCAATTCCCATCTAG ATGTGTGCCTTGCTAAAGGAGGGAGTAAACGCAAACTAAACCAGCTTACTCTTCTTCAGTTGAGCTTCTCTAGGTCAAAAGTTAAAGGTAACTGTGACCTTCAGCCGGCCGGACAACACCTTGATCAAAGTAATCCCATTGACAGTAGCACTTGTGATAAAATACATGACATAAATGAGTCAGATAGTTTTGGAGGTTGTGGAAATGAGAAAGAAGAGTCAACTTACGGTTTGCTTGCTTCGAGGAAGAATGCAACTGCAAGTTCTATTGGAAATTCGTTTCCTAATGAATCTGACAATGAGGAGCCTGCGTCACCACCATTGATTTCAAAACGGGCTAAATATGTGCTGGAGGATTATTTGGATGATCTCGACATCTCGAAGGTGTTCATTCCAACTTTCATCGTTGGGCGCAGGTATGGTCGAAGAGAGGAGCTAGATCCTGAATCCAGGATATACCTCTCTAGAGATCCTGATAACGTTAAGGATCCAAACGCCATCAAG GTAATTTATGCAGATTTTGATGACAATAATGTGCTGGGTTATTTACCTCGAGAGTTGGCTCAGTATTTGTCTCCTTTGATATGCATGTTTGACTTGACCTTTGAG GGAAGTATAACATCTGTTCCAAAAGATTATCGCGCTGCTGTTCCTATTCAAATTGTATGCAAAAATGTGAACTTATGTGATAAAAAATATCGCGATAATGTTCAAGATTTTATGACTTTATGGAGACATGTTTTAAATGCTGTTGAACTTGCCAAGACTAGTCGCCCTGGGATGATCAGATATCAGCATAATATGGTACTGATTATACTAGAGGTTTTAAAGAGTAGCGCACATGTTTTCACCATCAGTGAGAAGTCTTTCTTAG AATCATTTATATTGCTTTCAGATGATAGCCAGAGACTTTTTGCTCGGCTTTACACACGGAAAG GGCCATGGTTTCGAATATCAAATGTCTCATACCCTGAGGTAGCTGATTTGACTGAGGCAATAAAGGGTCTCTCAG AGCCAGGATACATATGTGTCTTTCCATCGAAGAATGAAGTAGATGACAATGACTTAGAGGAGGTCTTGAATGTGCTTAACACGGATGAATTACGGGAGGCTTTGAACATGCTTAACAAG AAACGCAATCAAGGTACGAGAAAGCAGGATATGATCAATTTGCTTCTATCTTCATGCAAGGGTGACCTCTG CACCAAGCTCCAAACTTTCTTTTTGGCAAGAACTGGTACTTGTGTTCGGGTATCACCATTAGCTGAATCTTTAATATGGCGGATTGAG GATCTGTCTACTTTTTTACTCGTGGATTTGGGCATTGTGAAGTATCCTGCTTACAACTGTATAATCTCTGAACATATATTTTCAAACAGGAGTGACTTGCTTTCTTTTGAAAAG TCTGTTGAAGTTGCACAAATCATGGTCGAGGCTATTGATGAGAGCAATGATGAGTCGGTTTTGAGATGCCTAGAGATTTCTGTTTCAAACTTGATGACTTCTTTTGAAGAAGGCAAATATTCAACCGATAAATCAATGACATCTTTTGTATCACGCTTTTCAGCCTCATGGACCTACTCTAAGGTGGTCTTACTGGGCGTGTCGTTTCTTGAGCGTGAAAAGAG GTATAGTGATGCCATCAATTTACTCAGACGGCTGCTAAATACATTTGTTTCTGACGGAAGACGGGGTTATTGGGTTCTAAGGCTTTCTGTTAATCTGGAACATTTGGGACGTCTGGAAGAGAGTTTACAAACTGCCGAAGATGGTTTACTTGATCCATGGGTTCGTGCAGGTTCAAGAGTAGCCCTGCAAAGACGGGTACTACGGTTGGGGAAACCACCGAGGCGCTGGAAAATACCTAGTTATTCAAGTTTAATTAAGAGGAAGATTGCCGAG GTTCGTATTCAAGGAAAACCATTAAATCGTAAAGCAGGGATGAAGAGCATATTTTATAGTGAAGATGGAGAGCAATGTGGAGTCGAACAACTTGCTTTAGAGTATTATTCTGGGGAAGGTGGTGGTTGGCACGGTGTTCATACAGAGAGTGGCATTTGGCTAACCATTTTCGGGATCTTGCTGTGGGATATTATTTTTGCTGATGTACCAAATGTCTTCCGCACCAAATTTCAG ACTGCACCTTTGGATCTGGAGACTGACAACTTCTACGAAGTTAGAAAGAGCCTCGTAGAAGAACTCCTGGACAAAATCCGGGAGGGCATGGCAGAAGAGATATTAATCACAGCATGGGAATCACACTTTGGAACAGCCTGCCGAGGAGTCAACTGGGAGAAGCATTCACTATCTGATCTTCGAGCAGTTGTTACATGCATGGGTGGTGTCTCTCTTGCCGCAATCTGCCGTCATTTGGCCCAAGATTACCGCAGCTGGTCTAGTGGCATGCCTGATTTATTGCTATGGCGCCTCCATGACTGTTATAAAGGCGAAGCAAAGCTCGTGGAAGTAAAAGGCCCGAACGATCGACTTTCGGAACAACAGCGGGCATGGTTGCTAGTTCTAATAGACTGTGGCTTCAATGTCGAGGTTTGCAAGGTAACTCCGGCTCCGGAACCAATATCATGA
- the LOC140829411 gene encoding fanconi-associated nuclease 1 homolog isoform X2 translates to MLTGRESLVRLIGKRRRFLPNRRTILSSSSLSSSQDGKQKKDAIGESSGSASESEKCPVCGNKFPAHDNASINSHLDVCLAKGGSKRKLNQLTLLQLSFSRSKVKGNCDLQPAGQHLDQSNPIDSSTCDKIHDINESDSFGGCGNEKEESTYGLLASRKNATASSIGNSFPNESDNEEPASPPLISKRAKYVLEDYLDDLDISKVFIPTFIVGRRYGRREELDPESRIYLSRDPDNVKDPNAIKVIYADFDDNNVLGYLPRELAQYLSPLICMFDLTFEGSITSVPKDYRAAVPIQIVCKNVNLCDKKYRDNVQDFMTLWRHVLNAVELAKTSRPGMIRYQHNMVLIILEVLKSSAHVFTISEKSFLESFILLSDDSQRLFARLYTRKGPWFRISNVSYPEVADLTEAIKGLSEPGYICVFPSKNEVDDNDLEEVLNVLNTDELREALNMLNKKRNQGTRKQDMINLLLSSCKGDLCTKLQTFFLARTGTCVRVSPLAESLIWRIERLFFLNGEQDLSTFLLVDLGIVKYPAYNCIISEHIFSNRSDLLSFEKSVEVAQIMVEAIDESNDESVLRCLEISVSNLMTSFEEGKYSTDKSMTSFVSRFSASWTYSKVVLLGVSFLEREKRYSDAINLLRRLLNTFVSDGRRGYWVLRLSVNLEHLGRLEESLQTAEDGLLDPWVRAGSRVALQRRVLRLGKPPRRWKIPSYSSLIKRKIAEVRIQGKPLNRKAGMKSIFYSEDGEQCGVEQLALEYYSGEGGGWHGVHTESGIWLTIFGILLWDIIFADVPNVFRTKFQTAPLDLETDNFYEVRKSLVEELLDKIREGMAEEILITAWESHFGTACRGVNWEKHSLSDLRAVVTCMGGVSLAAICRHLAQDYRSWSSGMPDLLLWRLHDCYKGEAKLVEVKGPNDRLSEQQRAWLLVLIDCGFNVEVCKVTPAPEPIS, encoded by the exons ATGCTAACGGGCCGCGAAAGCTTGGTCCGGTTGATCGGGAAACGACGTCGCTTCCTACCCAATCGCCGCACCATTCTCTCTTCCTCCTCGCTGTCGTCATCTCAG GATGGGAAGCAGAAGAAGGATGCAATCGGAGAAAGTTCTGGTTCTGCCTCAGAATCGGAGAAATGTCCGGTCTGTGGAAACAAGTTTCCTGCTCATGATAACGCCAGTATCAATTCCCATCTAG ATGTGTGCCTTGCTAAAGGAGGGAGTAAACGCAAACTAAACCAGCTTACTCTTCTTCAGTTGAGCTTCTCTAGGTCAAAAGTTAAAGGTAACTGTGACCTTCAGCCGGCCGGACAACACCTTGATCAAAGTAATCCCATTGACAGTAGCACTTGTGATAAAATACATGACATAAATGAGTCAGATAGTTTTGGAGGTTGTGGAAATGAGAAAGAAGAGTCAACTTACGGTTTGCTTGCTTCGAGGAAGAATGCAACTGCAAGTTCTATTGGAAATTCGTTTCCTAATGAATCTGACAATGAGGAGCCTGCGTCACCACCATTGATTTCAAAACGGGCTAAATATGTGCTGGAGGATTATTTGGATGATCTCGACATCTCGAAGGTGTTCATTCCAACTTTCATCGTTGGGCGCAGGTATGGTCGAAGAGAGGAGCTAGATCCTGAATCCAGGATATACCTCTCTAGAGATCCTGATAACGTTAAGGATCCAAACGCCATCAAG GTAATTTATGCAGATTTTGATGACAATAATGTGCTGGGTTATTTACCTCGAGAGTTGGCTCAGTATTTGTCTCCTTTGATATGCATGTTTGACTTGACCTTTGAG GGAAGTATAACATCTGTTCCAAAAGATTATCGCGCTGCTGTTCCTATTCAAATTGTATGCAAAAATGTGAACTTATGTGATAAAAAATATCGCGATAATGTTCAAGATTTTATGACTTTATGGAGACATGTTTTAAATGCTGTTGAACTTGCCAAGACTAGTCGCCCTGGGATGATCAGATATCAGCATAATATGGTACTGATTATACTAGAGGTTTTAAAGAGTAGCGCACATGTTTTCACCATCAGTGAGAAGTCTTTCTTAG AATCATTTATATTGCTTTCAGATGATAGCCAGAGACTTTTTGCTCGGCTTTACACACGGAAAG GGCCATGGTTTCGAATATCAAATGTCTCATACCCTGAGGTAGCTGATTTGACTGAGGCAATAAAGGGTCTCTCAG AGCCAGGATACATATGTGTCTTTCCATCGAAGAATGAAGTAGATGACAATGACTTAGAGGAGGTCTTGAATGTGCTTAACACGGATGAATTACGGGAGGCTTTGAACATGCTTAACAAG AAACGCAATCAAGGTACGAGAAAGCAGGATATGATCAATTTGCTTCTATCTTCATGCAAGGGTGACCTCTG CACCAAGCTCCAAACTTTCTTTTTGGCAAGAACTGGTACTTGTGTTCGGGTATCACCATTAGCTGAATCTTTAATATGGCGGATTGAG AGGCTTTTCTTCCTTAATGGAGAACAGGATCTGTCTACTTTTTTACTCGTGGATTTGGGCATTGTGAAGTATCCTGCTTACAACTGTATAATCTCTGAACATATATTTTCAAACAGGAGTGACTTGCTTTCTTTTGAAAAG TCTGTTGAAGTTGCACAAATCATGGTCGAGGCTATTGATGAGAGCAATGATGAGTCGGTTTTGAGATGCCTAGAGATTTCTGTTTCAAACTTGATGACTTCTTTTGAAGAAGGCAAATATTCAACCGATAAATCAATGACATCTTTTGTATCACGCTTTTCAGCCTCATGGACCTACTCTAAGGTGGTCTTACTGGGCGTGTCGTTTCTTGAGCGTGAAAAGAG GTATAGTGATGCCATCAATTTACTCAGACGGCTGCTAAATACATTTGTTTCTGACGGAAGACGGGGTTATTGGGTTCTAAGGCTTTCTGTTAATCTGGAACATTTGGGACGTCTGGAAGAGAGTTTACAAACTGCCGAAGATGGTTTACTTGATCCATGGGTTCGTGCAGGTTCAAGAGTAGCCCTGCAAAGACGGGTACTACGGTTGGGGAAACCACCGAGGCGCTGGAAAATACCTAGTTATTCAAGTTTAATTAAGAGGAAGATTGCCGAG GTTCGTATTCAAGGAAAACCATTAAATCGTAAAGCAGGGATGAAGAGCATATTTTATAGTGAAGATGGAGAGCAATGTGGAGTCGAACAACTTGCTTTAGAGTATTATTCTGGGGAAGGTGGTGGTTGGCACGGTGTTCATACAGAGAGTGGCATTTGGCTAACCATTTTCGGGATCTTGCTGTGGGATATTATTTTTGCTGATGTACCAAATGTCTTCCGCACCAAATTTCAG ACTGCACCTTTGGATCTGGAGACTGACAACTTCTACGAAGTTAGAAAGAGCCTCGTAGAAGAACTCCTGGACAAAATCCGGGAGGGCATGGCAGAAGAGATATTAATCACAGCATGGGAATCACACTTTGGAACAGCCTGCCGAGGAGTCAACTGGGAGAAGCATTCACTATCTGATCTTCGAGCAGTTGTTACATGCATGGGTGGTGTCTCTCTTGCCGCAATCTGCCGTCATTTGGCCCAAGATTACCGCAGCTGGTCTAGTGGCATGCCTGATTTATTGCTATGGCGCCTCCATGACTGTTATAAAGGCGAAGCAAAGCTCGTGGAAGTAAAAGGCCCGAACGATCGACTTTCGGAACAACAGCGGGCATGGTTGCTAGTTCTAATAGACTGTGGCTTCAATGTCGAGGTTTGCAAGGTAACTCCGGCTCCGGAACCAATATCATGA
- the LOC140829411 gene encoding fanconi-associated nuclease 1 homolog isoform X1: protein MLTGRESLVRLIGKRRRFLPNRRTILSSSSLSSSQVNLLHISVYCSCLIFCFFAKFMAKMFFYLYEQDGKQKKDAIGESSGSASESEKCPVCGNKFPAHDNASINSHLDVCLAKGGSKRKLNQLTLLQLSFSRSKVKGNCDLQPAGQHLDQSNPIDSSTCDKIHDINESDSFGGCGNEKEESTYGLLASRKNATASSIGNSFPNESDNEEPASPPLISKRAKYVLEDYLDDLDISKVFIPTFIVGRRYGRREELDPESRIYLSRDPDNVKDPNAIKVIYADFDDNNVLGYLPRELAQYLSPLICMFDLTFEGSITSVPKDYRAAVPIQIVCKNVNLCDKKYRDNVQDFMTLWRHVLNAVELAKTSRPGMIRYQHNMVLIILEVLKSSAHVFTISEKSFLESFILLSDDSQRLFARLYTRKGPWFRISNVSYPEVADLTEAIKGLSEPGYICVFPSKNEVDDNDLEEVLNVLNTDELREALNMLNKKRNQGTRKQDMINLLLSSCKGDLCTKLQTFFLARTGTCVRVSPLAESLIWRIERLFFLNGEQDLSTFLLVDLGIVKYPAYNCIISEHIFSNRSDLLSFEKSVEVAQIMVEAIDESNDESVLRCLEISVSNLMTSFEEGKYSTDKSMTSFVSRFSASWTYSKVVLLGVSFLEREKRYSDAINLLRRLLNTFVSDGRRGYWVLRLSVNLEHLGRLEESLQTAEDGLLDPWVRAGSRVALQRRVLRLGKPPRRWKIPSYSSLIKRKIAEVRIQGKPLNRKAGMKSIFYSEDGEQCGVEQLALEYYSGEGGGWHGVHTESGIWLTIFGILLWDIIFADVPNVFRTKFQTAPLDLETDNFYEVRKSLVEELLDKIREGMAEEILITAWESHFGTACRGVNWEKHSLSDLRAVVTCMGGVSLAAICRHLAQDYRSWSSGMPDLLLWRLHDCYKGEAKLVEVKGPNDRLSEQQRAWLLVLIDCGFNVEVCKVTPAPEPIS from the exons ATGCTAACGGGCCGCGAAAGCTTGGTCCGGTTGATCGGGAAACGACGTCGCTTCCTACCCAATCGCCGCACCATTCTCTCTTCCTCCTCGCTGTCGTCATCTCAGGTTAATCTACTTCACATTTCAGTGTACTGCTCGTGTCTGATTTTTTGCTTTTTCGCTAAATTTATggcaaaaatgtttttttatttgtatgAACAGGATGGGAAGCAGAAGAAGGATGCAATCGGAGAAAGTTCTGGTTCTGCCTCAGAATCGGAGAAATGTCCGGTCTGTGGAAACAAGTTTCCTGCTCATGATAACGCCAGTATCAATTCCCATCTAG ATGTGTGCCTTGCTAAAGGAGGGAGTAAACGCAAACTAAACCAGCTTACTCTTCTTCAGTTGAGCTTCTCTAGGTCAAAAGTTAAAGGTAACTGTGACCTTCAGCCGGCCGGACAACACCTTGATCAAAGTAATCCCATTGACAGTAGCACTTGTGATAAAATACATGACATAAATGAGTCAGATAGTTTTGGAGGTTGTGGAAATGAGAAAGAAGAGTCAACTTACGGTTTGCTTGCTTCGAGGAAGAATGCAACTGCAAGTTCTATTGGAAATTCGTTTCCTAATGAATCTGACAATGAGGAGCCTGCGTCACCACCATTGATTTCAAAACGGGCTAAATATGTGCTGGAGGATTATTTGGATGATCTCGACATCTCGAAGGTGTTCATTCCAACTTTCATCGTTGGGCGCAGGTATGGTCGAAGAGAGGAGCTAGATCCTGAATCCAGGATATACCTCTCTAGAGATCCTGATAACGTTAAGGATCCAAACGCCATCAAG GTAATTTATGCAGATTTTGATGACAATAATGTGCTGGGTTATTTACCTCGAGAGTTGGCTCAGTATTTGTCTCCTTTGATATGCATGTTTGACTTGACCTTTGAG GGAAGTATAACATCTGTTCCAAAAGATTATCGCGCTGCTGTTCCTATTCAAATTGTATGCAAAAATGTGAACTTATGTGATAAAAAATATCGCGATAATGTTCAAGATTTTATGACTTTATGGAGACATGTTTTAAATGCTGTTGAACTTGCCAAGACTAGTCGCCCTGGGATGATCAGATATCAGCATAATATGGTACTGATTATACTAGAGGTTTTAAAGAGTAGCGCACATGTTTTCACCATCAGTGAGAAGTCTTTCTTAG AATCATTTATATTGCTTTCAGATGATAGCCAGAGACTTTTTGCTCGGCTTTACACACGGAAAG GGCCATGGTTTCGAATATCAAATGTCTCATACCCTGAGGTAGCTGATTTGACTGAGGCAATAAAGGGTCTCTCAG AGCCAGGATACATATGTGTCTTTCCATCGAAGAATGAAGTAGATGACAATGACTTAGAGGAGGTCTTGAATGTGCTTAACACGGATGAATTACGGGAGGCTTTGAACATGCTTAACAAG AAACGCAATCAAGGTACGAGAAAGCAGGATATGATCAATTTGCTTCTATCTTCATGCAAGGGTGACCTCTG CACCAAGCTCCAAACTTTCTTTTTGGCAAGAACTGGTACTTGTGTTCGGGTATCACCATTAGCTGAATCTTTAATATGGCGGATTGAG AGGCTTTTCTTCCTTAATGGAGAACAGGATCTGTCTACTTTTTTACTCGTGGATTTGGGCATTGTGAAGTATCCTGCTTACAACTGTATAATCTCTGAACATATATTTTCAAACAGGAGTGACTTGCTTTCTTTTGAAAAG TCTGTTGAAGTTGCACAAATCATGGTCGAGGCTATTGATGAGAGCAATGATGAGTCGGTTTTGAGATGCCTAGAGATTTCTGTTTCAAACTTGATGACTTCTTTTGAAGAAGGCAAATATTCAACCGATAAATCAATGACATCTTTTGTATCACGCTTTTCAGCCTCATGGACCTACTCTAAGGTGGTCTTACTGGGCGTGTCGTTTCTTGAGCGTGAAAAGAG GTATAGTGATGCCATCAATTTACTCAGACGGCTGCTAAATACATTTGTTTCTGACGGAAGACGGGGTTATTGGGTTCTAAGGCTTTCTGTTAATCTGGAACATTTGGGACGTCTGGAAGAGAGTTTACAAACTGCCGAAGATGGTTTACTTGATCCATGGGTTCGTGCAGGTTCAAGAGTAGCCCTGCAAAGACGGGTACTACGGTTGGGGAAACCACCGAGGCGCTGGAAAATACCTAGTTATTCAAGTTTAATTAAGAGGAAGATTGCCGAG GTTCGTATTCAAGGAAAACCATTAAATCGTAAAGCAGGGATGAAGAGCATATTTTATAGTGAAGATGGAGAGCAATGTGGAGTCGAACAACTTGCTTTAGAGTATTATTCTGGGGAAGGTGGTGGTTGGCACGGTGTTCATACAGAGAGTGGCATTTGGCTAACCATTTTCGGGATCTTGCTGTGGGATATTATTTTTGCTGATGTACCAAATGTCTTCCGCACCAAATTTCAG ACTGCACCTTTGGATCTGGAGACTGACAACTTCTACGAAGTTAGAAAGAGCCTCGTAGAAGAACTCCTGGACAAAATCCGGGAGGGCATGGCAGAAGAGATATTAATCACAGCATGGGAATCACACTTTGGAACAGCCTGCCGAGGAGTCAACTGGGAGAAGCATTCACTATCTGATCTTCGAGCAGTTGTTACATGCATGGGTGGTGTCTCTCTTGCCGCAATCTGCCGTCATTTGGCCCAAGATTACCGCAGCTGGTCTAGTGGCATGCCTGATTTATTGCTATGGCGCCTCCATGACTGTTATAAAGGCGAAGCAAAGCTCGTGGAAGTAAAAGGCCCGAACGATCGACTTTCGGAACAACAGCGGGCATGGTTGCTAGTTCTAATAGACTGTGGCTTCAATGTCGAGGTTTGCAAGGTAACTCCGGCTCCGGAACCAATATCATGA